Proteins encoded by one window of Sediminicoccus rosea:
- a CDS encoding COQ9 family protein has translation MTEATWIDAAVRRARREGWSGETLRRALADCGEPPELLSSAFPRGVTGAVDAWLALVDARMDEAAAAEDLAALRTPQRIRRVVELRLRLLQPDREALRSALALLALPWNAPLALRLLARTASAIWHAAGDRSADFSWYTRRATLAAVYSATLAFWLRPIEPEMDEVLSFLDRRLQDLPQPARKAA, from the coding sequence ATGACCGAAGCCACCTGGATCGACGCCGCGGTCCGCCGCGCCCGCAGGGAGGGATGGAGTGGCGAGACGCTGCGCCGCGCGCTGGCCGATTGCGGGGAGCCGCCGGAATTGCTCTCCAGCGCCTTCCCGCGCGGCGTCACGGGCGCGGTGGATGCCTGGCTCGCCCTGGTGGATGCCCGCATGGACGAGGCCGCGGCCGCGGAGGATCTGGCCGCCCTGCGCACGCCGCAGCGCATCCGCCGCGTGGTGGAATTGCGCCTGCGGCTGTTGCAGCCTGACCGCGAGGCGCTGCGCTCCGCCCTCGCCCTGCTCGCCCTGCCCTGGAACGCGCCGCTCGCCCTGCGGCTTCTGGCGCGCACCGCCTCGGCCATCTGGCATGCCGCGGGTGACCGTTCGGCCGACTTTTCCTGGTACACGCGCCGGGCGACGCTGGCCGCGGTGTATTCCGCGACCTTGGCCTTCTGGCTGCGCCCGATCGAGCCGGAAATGGACGAGGTTTTGTCGTTCCTGGACAGGCGCTTGCAAGATTTGCCTCAACCGGCGCGGAAAGCCGCCTAA
- a CDS encoding OmpA family protein — translation MLRETKIALGVMATALALPALGHAQSLSLSGVYIGAAAGVNLVPEQTGLTNRQLAGQLRALNIPTTTQAGSDTGFAGSVAIGYAFGNGIRAEIEGSFRQNEAGSTGSSTSTASGTGRTWGLMGNAFYDFRIPSAPWIIPYIGGGIGYAWREAQELTLIDRASGGTFVTSGTEGAFAYQAIGGAAFPISSVRGLSVTAEYRYFASNPVYFPVVGYNTRTGAPVVSGGAKTAGENHSFMVGLRYFPWQPAPAAPVAAPAPAPAPARTFLVFFDWDRADLTDRARQIIAEAATNARTVRSTRIEVSGHADRTGSAAYNQRLSVRRAEAVAAELVRRGIARNEMTIQGFGFDRPLVPTAMGVREPQNRRVEIVLR, via the coding sequence ATGCTTCGTGAAACGAAAATCGCCCTTGGGGTGATGGCGACCGCCCTGGCCCTGCCGGCGCTGGGCCATGCCCAGTCCCTGTCGCTCTCGGGCGTCTACATCGGCGCCGCCGCTGGCGTTAACCTGGTGCCGGAGCAGACCGGCCTGACCAACCGGCAGCTGGCCGGCCAGCTCCGGGCGCTGAACATCCCCACCACCACCCAGGCGGGTTCTGACACCGGCTTCGCCGGCTCGGTGGCGATCGGCTATGCCTTCGGCAACGGCATCCGCGCCGAGATCGAGGGCAGCTTCCGCCAGAACGAGGCGGGCTCGACCGGCTCCTCCACGAGCACGGCTTCGGGCACGGGCCGCACCTGGGGCCTGATGGGTAACGCCTTCTACGATTTCCGCATCCCCTCCGCGCCGTGGATCATCCCCTACATCGGCGGCGGTATCGGTTACGCCTGGCGCGAAGCCCAGGAGCTGACGCTGATCGACCGCGCCTCGGGCGGCACCTTCGTGACCTCCGGCACGGAAGGCGCCTTCGCCTACCAGGCCATCGGTGGCGCGGCCTTCCCGATCAGCTCTGTGCGCGGCCTGTCCGTGACGGCCGAGTACCGCTACTTCGCGTCCAACCCGGTCTACTTCCCGGTCGTGGGCTACAACACCCGGACGGGCGCCCCGGTGGTGTCCGGCGGTGCGAAGACGGCTGGTGAGAACCACTCCTTCATGGTCGGCCTGCGCTACTTCCCGTGGCAGCCGGCTCCGGCAGCCCCCGTCGCGGCCCCGGCTCCGGCCCCGGCTCCGGCCCGCACCTTCCTGGTCTTCTTCGACTGGGATCGCGCTGACCTGACCGACCGCGCCCGCCAGATCATCGCCGAGGCGGCGACGAACGCCCGTACGGTTCGTTCGACCCGCATCGAGGTGTCCGGCCACGCCGACCGCACCGGTTCCGCGGCCTACAACCAGCGCCTGTCCGTCCGCCGCGCCGAAGCGGTGGCCGCCGAGCTGGTTCGCCGTGGCATCGCTCGCAACGAGATGACGATCCAGGGCTTCGGCTTCGATCGTCCGCTGGTTCCGACGGCGATGGGCGTGCGCGAGCCGCAGAACCGCCGCGTCGAGATCGTCCTGCGCTAA
- a CDS encoding OmpA family protein, producing MSLKKALMAATVLSLPVAAQAQPISGLYLGAGVGANYRENNSVNPRLSPSGILTGQVGLDTDWGWAGVASIGWGFGNGLRAELEANIRQNTVSSGTIATPTGTRNATATGGQIYQYGLMGNVFYDIQTGWRPGGVGITPYVGGGIGVVQSNWRSVRGSGNGGMITIDDTANNFAYQAIGGVAFGITPALALTLEYRFFGSTQPDMGIRGQAVGGPNNGRVLQGRYDGDNLNQSVLAGIRYAFNVPTPAPVAAPAPAPAPARTFLVFFDWDRADLTDRARQIIAEAATNARTVRSTRIEVSGHADRTGSAAYNQRLSVRRAEAVAAELVRRGIARNEMTIQGFGFDRPLVPTAMGVREPQNRRVEIVLR from the coding sequence ATGAGCCTCAAGAAGGCCCTTATGGCCGCGACGGTTCTGTCGCTGCCCGTGGCCGCCCAGGCGCAACCGATCTCGGGCCTGTACTTGGGCGCGGGCGTGGGTGCGAACTACCGTGAGAACAACTCGGTCAACCCGCGTCTCTCGCCGTCGGGCATCCTGACCGGTCAGGTCGGTCTCGACACCGACTGGGGCTGGGCCGGCGTTGCCAGCATCGGCTGGGGCTTCGGCAACGGCCTGCGCGCCGAGCTCGAGGCGAACATCCGCCAGAACACCGTCAGCTCGGGCACGATCGCGACGCCGACCGGCACGCGCAACGCGACCGCGACGGGTGGCCAGATCTATCAGTACGGCCTGATGGGTAACGTCTTCTACGACATCCAGACCGGCTGGCGTCCGGGCGGCGTTGGCATCACCCCGTATGTCGGTGGTGGTATCGGCGTCGTGCAGAGCAACTGGCGTTCGGTTCGCGGCAGCGGCAATGGTGGCATGATCACCATCGACGACACCGCCAACAACTTCGCCTACCAGGCGATCGGTGGCGTGGCCTTCGGCATCACGCCGGCTCTGGCCCTGACCCTCGAGTATCGCTTCTTCGGCTCCACCCAGCCGGACATGGGCATCCGTGGCCAGGCCGTGGGCGGCCCGAACAACGGCCGCGTCCTGCAGGGCCGCTATGACGGCGACAACCTGAACCAGTCCGTCCTGGCTGGTATCCGGTACGCCTTCAACGTTCCGACCCCGGCCCCGGTTGCCGCTCCGGCTCCGGCCCCGGCTCCGGCCCGCACCTTCCTGGTCTTCTTCGACTGGGATCGCGCTGACCTGACCGACCGCGCCCGCCAGATCATCGCCGAGGCGGCGACGAACGCCCGTACGGTTCGTTCGACCCGCATCGAGGTGTCCGGCCACGCCGACCGCACCGGTTCCGCGGCCTACAACCAGCGCCTGTCCGTCCGCCGCGCCGAAGCGGTGGCCGCCGAGCTGGTTCGCCGTGGCATCGCTCGCAACGAGATGACGATCCAGGGCTTCGGCTTCGATCGTCCGCTGGTTCCGACGGCGATGGGCGTGCGCGAGCCGCAGAACCGCCGCGTCGAGATCGTCCTGCGCTAA
- a CDS encoding 5-(carboxyamino)imidazole ribonucleotide synthase: MTRSEGALPLGSTIGILGGGQLGRMSAIAAARLGYRCHIFAPEADSPAMQVSAAATVAGYEDVEALHRFAAAVDVVTYEFENVPAATLAALEGRVPCRPGPRALSICQDRIAEKRFLAEAGVPVAPWRPVTSLAELQAAIGEIGLPAVLKTTRLGYDGRGQAVLRRPEEAAAAFERLSPKPLILEAFVPFAAEISGIAARGLDGAVATYDAVENRHRHHILDLSFAPARLPAEAARAARENVAKVAVALELVGLVALEMFLLPDGSLLGNEIAPRPHNSGHWTMDACPCGQFEQHIRAVAGLPLGPVARHSDAVMRNLVGPEGLAAWPRLLARGDVVAHWYGKAEAKPGRKLGHANRLLPRDALAGLDDAAACDGL; this comes from the coding sequence ATGACCCGGTCTGAGGGGGCGCTGCCGCTCGGTTCCACCATCGGCATCCTGGGCGGGGGCCAGTTGGGGCGGATGAGCGCGATCGCGGCCGCCCGCCTGGGCTATCGCTGCCATATCTTCGCCCCCGAGGCGGATTCGCCGGCCATGCAGGTCTCGGCCGCGGCCACCGTGGCCGGGTATGAGGATGTGGAGGCGCTGCACCGCTTCGCGGCCGCGGTGGATGTCGTCACCTATGAGTTCGAGAATGTGCCCGCCGCGACGCTCGCGGCGCTAGAGGGCCGCGTGCCCTGCCGCCCGGGGCCGCGCGCGCTCTCCATCTGCCAGGACCGGATCGCGGAGAAGCGATTCCTGGCCGAGGCCGGCGTCCCCGTCGCCCCCTGGCGGCCGGTGACGAGCCTCGCCGAATTGCAGGCGGCCATCGGCGAGATCGGGCTGCCGGCCGTGCTGAAGACCACGCGCCTTGGCTATGACGGGCGCGGCCAGGCGGTGCTCCGGCGCCCCGAGGAGGCCGCGGCGGCCTTCGAGCGACTCTCGCCCAAGCCGCTGATCCTGGAAGCCTTCGTTCCCTTCGCGGCCGAGATTTCCGGCATCGCGGCCCGCGGGCTGGACGGGGCGGTCGCCACCTATGATGCGGTGGAGAATCGGCATCGCCACCACATCCTCGACCTCTCCTTCGCCCCGGCCCGGCTGCCGGCCGAAGCCGCGCGGGCGGCCCGGGAGAATGTGGCCAAGGTCGCGGTCGCGCTGGAACTGGTGGGACTCGTGGCGCTGGAGATGTTCCTGCTGCCGGATGGATCCCTGCTCGGCAACGAGATCGCCCCCCGGCCGCACAATTCCGGGCATTGGACGATGGACGCCTGCCCCTGTGGGCAGTTCGAGCAGCATATCCGGGCGGTCGCCGGCCTGCCGCTCGGCCCGGTTGCCCGCCATTCGGATGCGGTGATGCGCAACCTGGTCGGGCCCGAGGGGCTGGCGGCCTGGCCGCGCCTGCTCGCGCGCGGCGATGTCGTGGCCCATTGGTACGGCAAGGCGGAGGCGAAGCCGGGCCGCAAGCTGGGCCATGCCAATCGCCTGCTGCCCCGGGACGCGCTGGCGGGCCTCGATGACGCGGCGGCCTGTGACGGATTGTGA
- the purE gene encoding 5-(carboxyamino)imidazole ribonucleotide mutase, translated as MAESAPRVGVIMGSRSDWETMRHADETLTALGIAHECRVVSAHRTPGRLFDYATTARGRGIQVIIAGAGGAAHLPGMAASMTPLPVLGVPVESHALKGMDSLLSIVQMPGGVPVGTLAIGKAGAINAALLAASILALADPALAERLDAWRARQTEGVPHDPV; from the coding sequence ATGGCGGAGAGCGCGCCCCGTGTGGGCGTCATCATGGGCAGCCGTTCCGATTGGGAGACGATGCGCCATGCGGATGAAACCCTGACGGCGCTCGGCATCGCGCATGAATGCCGGGTGGTCTCGGCGCATCGCACGCCGGGCCGCCTCTTCGACTATGCGACCACGGCGCGCGGGCGCGGCATCCAGGTGATCATCGCCGGGGCCGGCGGCGCGGCGCACCTGCCGGGCATGGCGGCGAGCATGACGCCGCTGCCGGTGCTGGGCGTGCCGGTCGAGTCGCATGCGCTCAAGGGCATGGATTCGCTGCTCTCCATCGTGCAGATGCCGGGCGGCGTGCCGGTCGGCACGCTTGCCATCGGCAAGGCCGGCGCGATCAACGCGGCGCTGCTGGCCGCCTCCATCCTGGCGCTGGCCGACCCGGCGCTGGCGGAGCGGCTGGATGCATGGCGCGCCCGCCAGACGGAAGGCGTCCCGCATGACCCGGTCTGA
- a CDS encoding YdcH family protein, protein MLEDREALLRRLHELRSEHRDLDTVIARLETGLGDQLQMQRLKKRKLKLKDEIAWLESQLVPDIIA, encoded by the coding sequence ATGCTTGAAGACCGCGAAGCCCTGCTCCGCCGCCTGCACGAATTGCGCAGCGAGCACCGCGACCTCGACACCGTCATCGCGCGGCTGGAGACCGGCCTGGGCGACCAGTTGCAGATGCAGCGCCTGAAGAAGCGCAAGCTGAAGCTGAAGGACGAGATCGCCTGGCTCGAGAGCCAGCTCGTCCCCGACATCATCGCCTGA
- a CDS encoding YdcH family protein, which produces METRHAEIETRIAHEGARPRPDDAAIAKMKLEKLHLKEEMERLRRAH; this is translated from the coding sequence TTGGAAACCCGCCACGCCGAGATCGAGACCCGCATCGCCCATGAAGGCGCGCGGCCCCGCCCCGATGACGCGGCCATCGCCAAGATGAAACTGGAGAAGCTGCACCTGAAGGAAGAGATGGAGCGGCTGCGCCGCGCACATTGA
- a CDS encoding DUF1013 domain-containing protein, with translation MAQPLMPKATAVWLIEKTSLSFEQIADFVQMHPLEVQAIADGEVAQGIIGYDPVANMQVTREDIARCEADPTARLVLAAPAVPVAKGRGKGGRYTPVAKRNDRPDGIAWLLRNHPELPDVQIGKLLGTTKETIQKVRDRTHWNSANIKPRDPVILGLCTQGALNAAVTAAQERLRAEGIAIPVPAPAEPE, from the coding sequence ATGGCCCAGCCCCTGATGCCCAAGGCAACCGCCGTGTGGCTGATCGAGAAGACCTCGCTCTCCTTCGAGCAGATCGCCGATTTCGTGCAGATGCACCCGCTCGAGGTCCAGGCCATCGCCGATGGCGAGGTGGCGCAGGGCATCATCGGCTATGACCCGGTGGCCAACATGCAGGTGACGCGCGAGGACATCGCCCGCTGCGAGGCCGACCCGACGGCGCGCCTCGTGCTGGCCGCGCCCGCGGTGCCGGTGGCCAAGGGTCGCGGGAAGGGGGGGCGCTACACGCCGGTGGCGAAGCGCAATGACCGCCCGGACGGCATTGCCTGGCTGCTGCGCAACCACCCCGAGCTGCCGGATGTGCAGATCGGAAAGCTCCTCGGCACCACCAAGGAGACCATCCAGAAGGTGCGTGACCGCACCCACTGGAACAGCGCGAACATCAAGCCGCGCGACCCGGTGATCCTCGGCCTGTGCACCCAGGGGGCGCTGAACGCGGCGGTGACCGCGGCGCAGGAACGGCTGCGCGCCGAAGGCATCGCCATCCCGGTTCCGGCCCCGGCCGAGCCGGAATAG
- a CDS encoding DUF1192 family protein: MIFEDDPRPKPREGLHPPRLEGWSEPELRAYIAELKAEIARAEAAILTCGSHRAAAEAFFRKPPE, from the coding sequence GTGATCTTCGAGGATGATCCCCGCCCCAAGCCCCGCGAGGGCCTGCACCCGCCCCGCCTGGAGGGTTGGTCGGAGCCGGAACTGCGGGCCTATATCGCGGAGCTGAAGGCCGAAATCGCTCGCGCCGAGGCGGCGATCCTGACCTGTGGCAGCCACCGCGCGGCCGCCGAGGCGTTTTTCCGCAAGCCGCCGGAATGA
- a CDS encoding Hsp20 family protein, with the protein MNAVDFSPLLRTAIGFDRFARLLDGARVQAESPAYPPYNIEVTGEDSYVLTMAVAGFGPDDLELVVREDTLFISGKAPQAEGEARRYVHRGIAGRAFERRFVLADHLVVQGARIENGLLHVALQRVVPEALKPRRIPIAHGGAAGSGAAAPSRPVAIEQASQAA; encoded by the coding sequence ATGAACGCCGTTGATTTCTCCCCCCTTCTCCGCACCGCCATCGGCTTCGACCGCTTCGCCCGTCTGCTCGACGGCGCGCGCGTGCAGGCCGAGTCGCCCGCCTATCCGCCCTACAACATCGAGGTGACGGGCGAGGACAGCTATGTGCTGACCATGGCCGTCGCCGGCTTCGGCCCCGATGACCTGGAACTCGTCGTGCGCGAGGACACGCTCTTCATCTCGGGCAAGGCGCCCCAGGCCGAGGGCGAGGCGCGCCGCTACGTGCATCGCGGCATCGCCGGCCGCGCCTTCGAGCGCCGCTTCGTGCTGGCCGACCACCTGGTCGTGCAGGGCGCGCGCATCGAGAACGGCCTGCTGCATGTGGCCCTTCAGCGCGTGGTGCCCGAGGCGCTGAAGCCCCGGCGCATCCCGATCGCCCATGGGGGCGCAGCCGGCAGCGGTGCCGCGGCGCCGAGCCGGCCCGTGGCGATCGAGCAGGCGTCCCAGGCCGCCTGA
- the rpmE gene encoding 50S ribosomal protein L31, translating into MKPDTHPAYHEMTVIMTDGTTFKTRTAGGKPGDTLRLDIDPKSHPAWTGVQRIMDTGGQVAKFNKKFAGIGMRKG; encoded by the coding sequence ATGAAGCCCGACACCCACCCCGCCTACCACGAGATGACCGTCATCATGACCGACGGCACCACCTTCAAGACCCGCACGGCGGGCGGCAAGCCGGGCGACACGCTGCGTCTCGACATCGACCCGAAGAGCCATCCGGCCTGGACGGGCGTGCAGCGCATCATGGACACGGGCGGCCAGGTCGCCAAGTTCAACAAGAAATTCGCCGGGATCGGTATGCGCAAGGGCTAA
- a CDS encoding LemA family protein encodes MEWVIPAVLVALVTWGGLIRTRLRRLRAEAVGTWPALAARLQRRHGLVTPLVQALQDLPRKAQKPVQALVKARNAALVADLSPMAAGLAEQALETAIVNALAHGEAHPDQVDPARLAQLAHSFEEMAEEITDAAEAFNHAVFAYNMACVGTPAIVIAKWLNFYKLEYFGLDQAEREALTQIERGHAPAPGARMG; translated from the coding sequence ATGGAATGGGTGATCCCGGCGGTGCTGGTCGCCCTCGTGACATGGGGTGGCCTGATCCGCACGCGCCTCCGGCGGCTGCGGGCCGAGGCCGTCGGTACCTGGCCGGCGCTGGCCGCCCGGCTGCAGCGCCGCCATGGCCTGGTCACGCCCCTGGTCCAGGCGCTGCAGGATCTGCCACGCAAGGCGCAGAAGCCCGTCCAGGCCCTGGTGAAGGCGCGCAATGCCGCCCTCGTCGCGGATCTCTCGCCCATGGCCGCCGGCTTGGCCGAGCAGGCGCTGGAGACCGCCATCGTCAACGCCCTGGCGCATGGCGAGGCCCATCCGGACCAGGTGGATCCGGCGCGCCTCGCGCAGCTCGCCCATTCCTTCGAGGAAATGGCCGAGGAGATCACGGACGCGGCGGAGGCATTCAACCACGCCGTCTTCGCCTACAACATGGCCTGCGTCGGCACGCCGGCCATTGTCATCGCCAAGTGGCTGAACTTCTACAAGCTCGAGTATTTCGGCCTGGACCAGGCGGAGCGCGAGGCCCTGACGCAGATCGAGCGCGGGCATGCCCCGGCCCCGGGCGCGCGGATGGGTTAA
- a CDS encoding SDR family NAD(P)-dependent oxidoreductase has translation MDHEQPIQAVIIGASGGIGAALAAELERRGQRVRRLGRRTLPALDLLDEASIARAAAETGPGQRLVLDATGFLHDGRFQPEKSFRQLDPAHMARSFALNATGPALLMKHFLPLLARDGRAVFATLSARVGSITDNRLGGWTSYRAAKAALNQIMRTTAIELARTRPQAICVSLHPGTVDTALSAPFAKAGLEVQPPEQAAARLLDVLDGLTPAESGGFFDHHGRPIPF, from the coding sequence ATGGACCATGAACAACCGATCCAGGCCGTCATCATCGGTGCCAGCGGCGGCATCGGCGCGGCGCTCGCCGCCGAGCTGGAGCGGCGCGGCCAGCGCGTGCGCCGCCTCGGCCGCCGGACCCTGCCCGCGCTCGACCTGCTGGACGAGGCGAGCATCGCCCGCGCCGCGGCCGAGACCGGCCCCGGCCAGCGCCTTGTCCTCGATGCCACCGGCTTCCTGCATGATGGCCGCTTCCAGCCGGAAAAGAGCTTCCGCCAGCTCGATCCCGCCCATATGGCGCGGAGCTTCGCCCTGAACGCCACCGGCCCCGCGCTGCTGATGAAGCATTTCCTGCCCCTGCTGGCGCGCGATGGCCGCGCCGTCTTCGCCACGCTTTCGGCCCGCGTCGGCAGCATCACGGACAACCGGCTGGGCGGCTGGACCAGCTATCGCGCGGCCAAGGCGGCACTGAACCAGATCATGCGGACCACGGCGATCGAGCTGGCGCGGACCAGGCCGCAGGCGATCTGCGTCTCGCTGCATCCGGGCACGGTGGATACGGCGCTCTCCGCCCCCTTCGCCAAGGCGGGGCTGGAGGTGCAGCCGCCCGAACAGGCCGCCGCGCGCCTGCTGGACGTGCTGGACGGCCTCACGCCCGCCGAGAGCGGGGGCTTCTTCGACCATCACGGCCGGCCCATCCCCTTCTAG
- a CDS encoding oxygenase MpaB family protein — MTRARPDPAQPIKDAIAARVVALFNDRAKGEAPVPRRPDGLFGPRSVAWRVHGDVTSMMVGGIASLLLQMLHPAVLAGVWDHSNFRTDLHGRLRRTARFIALTTYGGREEALAVIERVRGIHDRVGGTLPDGTPYHANDPSLLAWVHVTETTSFLAAWRRYGEPGMGRAEQDRYFAEMAEVGARLGADPVPRDATAAQRLITAGRAALRSDARTREVRRFLLQPASRAPWAAPLQALGNQAAIDLLPGWAREMHGLTNPVLGRPILRAGTRGLAETLRWAFR; from the coding sequence ATGACACGCGCAAGGCCGGACCCCGCCCAGCCGATCAAGGACGCCATCGCGGCGCGGGTGGTCGCCCTGTTCAATGACCGCGCGAAGGGCGAGGCGCCGGTGCCGCGCCGGCCGGACGGGTTGTTCGGCCCGCGCTCCGTCGCCTGGCGGGTGCATGGCGACGTCACCTCCATGATGGTGGGGGGCATCGCCTCCCTGTTGTTGCAGATGCTGCACCCGGCAGTCCTCGCCGGCGTCTGGGACCACTCGAATTTCCGCACCGACCTGCATGGCAGGCTGCGCCGCACCGCCCGCTTCATCGCGCTCACCACCTATGGCGGTCGGGAGGAGGCGCTGGCGGTGATCGAGCGGGTGCGCGGCATTCATGACCGCGTCGGCGGCACGCTGCCCGACGGTACGCCCTACCATGCCAATGACCCCAGCCTGCTGGCCTGGGTGCATGTGACCGAGACGACGAGCTTCCTGGCCGCCTGGCGGCGCTATGGCGAACCCGGCATGGGCCGCGCCGAGCAGGACCGCTACTTCGCCGAGATGGCGGAGGTGGGCGCGCGGCTGGGCGCCGACCCCGTCCCGCGCGATGCCACCGCCGCGCAGCGCCTCATCACGGCGGGCCGCGCCGCGCTGCGCAGCGACGCCCGCACGCGGGAGGTGCGGCGCTTCCTGCTGCAACCCGCGAGCCGGGCGCCCTGGGCGGCGCCCCTGCAGGCCCTGGGCAACCAGGCAGCCATCGACCTGCTGCCCGGCTGGGCACGGGAGATGCACGGACTCACGAACCCGGTGCTTGGGCGGCCCATCCTGCGCGCCGGAACCCGCGGCCTCGCCGAGACCTTGCGCTGGGCCTTCCGCTGA
- a CDS encoding DUF3108 domain-containing protein: MFGRVVLTLLLLTAPASAERWRATYVITAAGITVADAEVRFTLGPAGTPYSIETRSRTRGVAAWLIRSETRALSEGVLRTGAAQPRRYQTEGTWRGMPRRTLLEYAPDGTARVAALEPLQDMERTPVPDDARRGHVDPLSAIVMLTAHVRETARCDVRARTFDGRRVTAFEVTTHPVVLASDRGLLRCDVESRPIAGIPLDRPIEDTSRPTRSSLVFGVPQPGAPAIPVQVEIASRWWGTIQASLVELTEERGQR, translated from the coding sequence ATGTTCGGACGCGTCGTCCTCACCCTGCTGCTGCTCACGGCCCCCGCCTCGGCCGAGCGCTGGCGCGCGACCTATGTGATCACCGCCGCCGGCATCACCGTGGCCGATGCCGAGGTGCGCTTCACCCTGGGGCCGGCCGGCACGCCCTACAGCATCGAGACGCGCTCCCGCACACGCGGCGTCGCCGCCTGGCTCATCCGCTCCGAGACCCGGGCGCTCAGCGAGGGCGTGCTGCGGACAGGCGCCGCCCAGCCGCGCCGCTACCAGACCGAGGGCACCTGGCGCGGCATGCCCCGACGCACGCTGCTCGAATACGCGCCCGACGGCACGGCGCGAGTCGCGGCCCTGGAACCCTTGCAGGACATGGAGCGCACGCCCGTCCCCGATGACGCGCGGCGCGGCCATGTCGACCCGCTCTCAGCCATCGTGATGCTGACGGCCCATGTGCGGGAGACGGCGCGCTGCGACGTGCGCGCCCGCACCTTCGACGGCCGCCGCGTGACCGCCTTCGAGGTGACGACGCATCCCGTGGTCCTGGCCTCGGACCGCGGACTGCTGCGCTGCGACGTGGAAAGCCGCCCCATCGCCGGCATCCCGCTCGACCGTCCGATCGAGGATACGAGCCGGCCCACGCGCAGCAGCCTGGTCTTCGGCGTGCCGCAGCCCGGCGCGCCGGCGATTCCCGTCCAGGTCGAGATCGCGAGCCGCTGGTGGGGAACGATCCAGGCGAGCCTGGTGGAGCTAACCGAGGAGCGCGGGCAGCGCTGA
- the gph gene encoding phosphoglycolate phosphatase (PGP is an essential enzyme in the glycolate salvage pathway in higher organisms (photorespiration in plants). Phosphoglycolate results from the oxidase activity of RubisCO in the Calvin cycle when concentrations of carbon dioxide are low relative to oxygen. This enzyme is a member of the Haloacid Dehalogenase (HAD) superfamily of aspartate-nucleophile hydrolase enzymes (PF00702).), whose amino-acid sequence MPLAIFDLDGTLVDSAPDLRAALNRLMAAQGLDPFPLPEVAAMIGDGARALLLKAFTARGLAFDEALLPGFLDDLEANSAVLTRPYPGMVAALEALAAQGWRHAVCTNKPIAATRALLAELGLAPHFALVLGGDSLPVKKPDPGHVRGVLEGLGVAAADAVMIGDHQNDIRAARGAGVRSVFAAWGYGEGTGADLSAAAPSALPALLG is encoded by the coding sequence ATGCCGCTCGCCATTTTCGACCTCGACGGAACGCTGGTGGACAGCGCGCCCGATCTCCGCGCCGCGCTCAACCGCCTCATGGCGGCCCAGGGCCTGGATCCCTTCCCGCTGCCCGAGGTGGCGGCCATGATCGGCGACGGCGCCCGGGCCCTGCTGCTCAAGGCCTTCACGGCCCGCGGCCTCGCCTTCGATGAGGCGCTGCTGCCCGGCTTCCTCGATGATCTCGAGGCGAATTCCGCCGTGCTGACCCGCCCCTATCCGGGCATGGTGGCAGCGCTCGAGGCGCTCGCCGCGCAGGGCTGGCGCCATGCGGTCTGCACCAACAAGCCGATCGCGGCCACGCGCGCGCTGCTGGCCGAACTCGGCCTCGCGCCGCATTTCGCCCTGGTCCTGGGCGGCGATAGCCTGCCCGTGAAAAAGCCCGACCCTGGCCATGTGCGCGGCGTGCTGGAGGGGCTGGGCGTGGCCGCGGCCGATGCGGTGATGATCGGCGACCACCAGAACGACATCCGCGCCGCGCGCGGTGCCGGGGTGCGCAGCGTCTTCGCCGCCTGGGGCTATGGCGAGGGCACGGGCGCCGATCTCAGCGCCGCCGCGCCGTCAGCGCTGCCCGCGCTCCTCGGTTAG